A window of the Tunturibacter empetritectus genome harbors these coding sequences:
- a CDS encoding NAD(P)-dependent oxidoreductase, translating to MKVLVIGAAGKSGEALVDEALAAGHKVTAFVRGATQYKKANVRVVAGDVLDATAVDAAVAGQDAVIDALGGKTPWKVTTMETSAAHNIVDAMRRNGVRRLLKISVVGAGESVKNAGFFNEHLLMRTFLRGLLVDKAGMEAEIEGSNLDWTLVRPPMLTDGEKTGIARVLSTESGEKAHKIGRADLAAFMVQQLESGRYVRQAVTVTTT from the coding sequence ATGAAAGTTCTGGTGATTGGTGCAGCGGGCAAGAGCGGAGAGGCGCTGGTAGATGAGGCGCTGGCGGCCGGACATAAGGTGACGGCTTTCGTGCGTGGTGCCACGCAGTACAAGAAGGCAAATGTCAGAGTTGTTGCGGGCGACGTGCTGGACGCGACTGCAGTCGACGCTGCGGTAGCCGGACAGGATGCGGTCATCGACGCGCTCGGCGGTAAGACGCCGTGGAAAGTGACGACGATGGAAACGAGCGCAGCACACAATATTGTGGACGCGATGCGGCGCAATGGCGTGCGGCGGCTGCTGAAGATCTCGGTGGTGGGTGCGGGCGAGAGCGTCAAGAACGCCGGCTTCTTTAACGAGCACCTGCTCATGCGGACGTTTCTGCGGGGTCTGCTGGTAGACAAGGCGGGCATGGAGGCCGAGATCGAAGGCAGCAACTTGGACTGGACGCTCGTGCGGCCGCCGATGTTGACCGACGGCGAGAAGACAGGCATTGCCAGGGTGCTGAGCACGGAGAGCGGCGAGAAGGCACACAAGATCGGGCGGGCCGATCTGGCAGCCTTCATGGTGCAGCAACTGGAAAGCGGCCGGTATGTGCGTCAGGCAGTGACAGTGACGACCACATAG
- the infB gene encoding translation initiation factor IF-2, whose product MSKVRINDLARELEVKSRPILDALEAIGVSGKTHSSSIEADQAERVRDYFKNGGRSGASRQQQADNKPRFDLSKVSKPGDALKAILERKQAEATAKAAPPPRPTAVVAPPPASAPVAAVPPRVVAAPPTAPVSSAAPAQTGPAAPRRIVPLPRQGANIVAPAPGPAIASKPPVGPVIARPPAAASPVAVSPATAPPSAGRSVVAAAPVVATPLVAKPAPPSAPAAEAVPTPIPAAPPVEAAPAAPVIEAPAPLIEPEAEAAPAAPAPPAGPPARRVIMPQTGPRPIYTAPPVAPGTPQRGRPIFERPRPQSPGAPGSRPMSSTAPGARRPMHPTRTFPGGPSGPGGAPGRPGFTPGARPGFPARPGFGARPGGPGGPGGAPGVMPGPGEKPGMRPAARPASRRGGQRYEKTKEGPMKGFQPPPRFGGAQISREPVPITRTITVTEGISVKDLAEKLDVRGKDLIATLLMKGVFVTVNQSLEGELVKDVARQFGADATIISVEEQLENEAIEGFLEDTTGMVEVVRSPVVTVMGHVDHGKTSLLDAIRSTDVAGGEAGGITQHIGAYKVKITKPDSPAFGREIVFLDTPGHEAFTRMRARGAKVTDIVVIVVAADDGVMPQTLEAIDHARAANVPIIVAVNKIDKPEANPSKVIQQLATRGLQPANQGGDTEFVEVSAKKHLNLDKLEEMICLVADVNEQKAQPDRPAVGTVIEAKLDRGRGAVASILVQNGTLRTGDSYIVGNTFGKIRAMFDDRGRPIVEAGPSTPVEILGLEGMPDAGDTFLVMADRDKAKGIAQYRKMKEREAQLAKSSRVSLEGLAEQIKQAGMKDLNLILKGDVQGSVEVLADSLQRMSTEKVRVRVLHSGVGAITESDVLLASASNAVVIGFNVRPDRKAAEVAERENVEIRLHSIIYELQDEITKAMYGLLEPVFKENYAGRAEVLNVFKITKVGQIAGCRVTDGLIKRDQQVRLLREGAEVWKGKIASLKRFKDDVSEVRQGVECGIDLAGHKDIRVGDVIESFTTETLAAELGQNSAAARKAEKAEKEREAAAAAAAATAENSVNA is encoded by the coding sequence ATGAGCAAAGTTCGAATTAACGATCTGGCACGAGAACTGGAAGTAAAGAGCAGGCCAATCCTGGACGCGCTCGAAGCCATTGGCGTGTCTGGAAAGACCCACTCCAGCTCGATTGAAGCCGATCAGGCCGAAAGAGTTCGGGACTACTTCAAGAACGGCGGAAGAAGTGGCGCCAGCCGGCAGCAGCAGGCCGACAACAAGCCCAGGTTCGACCTCTCTAAGGTCTCCAAACCGGGCGATGCCCTGAAAGCTATCCTCGAGCGAAAACAGGCCGAGGCCACAGCCAAAGCCGCACCCCCGCCGCGCCCAACCGCCGTCGTTGCGCCACCTCCCGCCTCAGCCCCGGTTGCAGCCGTACCGCCTCGCGTCGTCGCAGCACCACCCACGGCCCCGGTCTCCTCTGCGGCACCTGCCCAGACTGGACCGGCAGCGCCTCGCCGCATCGTGCCTCTGCCTCGCCAAGGCGCAAACATCGTCGCTCCCGCGCCTGGCCCGGCTATCGCCAGCAAGCCGCCCGTCGGCCCTGTCATCGCGCGCCCGCCAGCCGCTGCTTCTCCAGTCGCCGTCTCTCCAGCCACGGCACCACCATCGGCTGGCCGCTCGGTAGTAGCAGCGGCCCCCGTAGTGGCTACCCCACTAGTAGCAAAGCCTGCGCCTCCGTCTGCCCCAGCCGCAGAAGCGGTGCCGACGCCAATCCCGGCAGCCCCGCCAGTCGAAGCGGCTCCCGCTGCACCAGTCATTGAAGCTCCAGCGCCTCTAATTGAACCCGAGGCCGAAGCCGCTCCAGCAGCGCCAGCTCCGCCTGCCGGCCCCCCAGCCCGTCGCGTCATTATGCCGCAGACCGGCCCGCGCCCCATCTATACCGCGCCTCCAGTGGCCCCTGGCACGCCTCAACGCGGCCGACCTATCTTTGAGCGTCCACGGCCGCAGTCGCCCGGCGCTCCCGGCTCCCGTCCCATGTCCTCGACGGCTCCCGGCGCACGCCGTCCGATGCACCCCACGCGCACCTTCCCAGGCGGCCCGTCCGGCCCCGGCGGTGCACCAGGACGTCCCGGCTTCACCCCCGGTGCCCGTCCCGGATTTCCTGCGCGTCCCGGCTTCGGAGCACGCCCAGGCGGCCCCGGTGGGCCCGGCGGAGCACCTGGCGTAATGCCCGGCCCTGGCGAAAAGCCAGGAATGCGCCCAGCAGCACGCCCAGCCTCACGCCGCGGCGGACAGCGCTACGAAAAGACCAAGGAAGGCCCGATGAAGGGCTTTCAGCCGCCACCACGCTTCGGCGGCGCGCAGATCTCCCGCGAGCCGGTGCCGATCACCCGCACCATCACGGTCACCGAAGGTATCAGCGTTAAGGACCTCGCCGAGAAGCTTGACGTACGCGGCAAGGACCTCATCGCTACCCTCCTCATGAAGGGCGTCTTCGTCACCGTCAACCAGTCGCTCGAAGGCGAGCTAGTCAAGGACGTTGCCCGCCAGTTCGGCGCCGACGCCACCATCATCTCGGTCGAAGAGCAACTCGAAAACGAGGCCATCGAAGGCTTCCTCGAAGACACCACCGGCATGGTCGAAGTCGTCCGCTCACCAGTCGTAACCGTCATGGGCCACGTCGACCACGGTAAGACCTCGCTCCTCGACGCCATCCGCTCCACCGACGTCGCAGGCGGCGAAGCCGGAGGCATCACCCAACACATCGGCGCCTACAAGGTCAAAATCACCAAGCCCGACTCTCCCGCATTCGGTCGCGAGATTGTCTTCCTCGACACCCCCGGCCACGAGGCCTTCACCCGCATGCGTGCCCGCGGAGCCAAGGTCACCGACATCGTCGTCATCGTCGTCGCAGCTGACGACGGCGTCATGCCGCAGACCCTCGAAGCCATCGACCACGCCCGCGCCGCCAACGTGCCGATCATTGTCGCAGTCAACAAGATCGACAAACCCGAGGCCAACCCCTCGAAGGTCATCCAGCAGCTCGCCACGCGCGGCCTGCAGCCGGCCAACCAGGGCGGCGACACCGAGTTCGTCGAAGTCTCCGCGAAGAAGCATCTCAACCTCGACAAACTCGAGGAGATGATCTGCCTCGTCGCCGACGTCAACGAACAAAAAGCACAGCCCGACCGTCCCGCCGTCGGAACCGTCATCGAAGCCAAGCTTGATCGCGGTCGCGGCGCGGTTGCCAGCATCCTCGTGCAGAACGGAACCCTCCGCACCGGCGACAGCTACATCGTCGGCAACACCTTCGGCAAAATTCGCGCCATGTTCGACGATCGCGGACGTCCCATCGTCGAAGCAGGTCCTTCCACCCCGGTCGAGATCCTCGGTCTCGAAGGCATGCCCGATGCAGGCGATACCTTCCTTGTCATGGCAGACCGCGACAAGGCTAAGGGCATCGCCCAGTACCGCAAGATGAAGGAGCGCGAGGCCCAACTCGCCAAGAGCTCCCGCGTCTCGCTCGAGGGCCTCGCCGAGCAGATCAAGCAGGCCGGCATGAAGGATCTCAACCTGATCCTTAAGGGCGACGTGCAAGGTTCGGTCGAGGTCCTGGCCGACTCGCTCCAGCGCATGTCCACCGAGAAGGTTCGCGTTCGCGTCCTCCACTCCGGCGTCGGCGCTATCACCGAGTCCGACGTCCTCCTGGCCTCGGCCTCGAACGCCGTCGTCATCGGCTTCAATGTACGTCCTGACCGCAAGGCTGCCGAAGTTGCCGAGCGCGAAAACGTCGAGATTCGTCTGCACTCGATCATCTACGAGCTGCAGGACGAGATCACCAAGGCGATGTACGGCCTCCTCGAGCCAGTCTTCAAGGAGAACTACGCCGGCCGCGCCGAAGTGCTCAACGTCTTCAAGATCACCAAGGTCGGCCAGATTGCCGGCTGCCGCGTCACCGACGGCCTCATCAAGCGCGACCAGCAGGTACGTCTGCTTCGCGAGGGCGCCGAGGTCTGGAAGGGCAAGATCGCCTCGCTCAAGCGCTTCAAGGACGACGTCTCAGAGGTCCGTCAGGGCGTCGAATGCGGCATCGATCTAGCCGGTCACAAGGACATCCGTGTCGGCGACGTCATCGAGTCCTTCACCACCGAAACCCTCGCCGCCGAACTTGGCCAGAACTCTGCCGCAGCCAGAAAAGCAGAGAAGGCCGAGAAGGAACGCGAAGCCGCCGCAGCAGCTGCGGCAGCCACCGCAGAAAACTCAGTCAACGCATAA
- a CDS encoding cupin domain-containing protein gives MSSFPTPLEEVIHHNVIKNNKTGGPALDVGQMKLLWRALGENTGYTFSIFESTLAPGMGIPLHRHPFPEFFYVLEGNLSIGYWNNQGVTEWDVCKAGESLMVQPNAPHTFFNKSEHPCRMLSVSTYHHERMMKDAVHPEGRTDFLPAHLTQADLHKLTKSMEKNQTFLVADHA, from the coding sequence ATGTCAAGCTTCCCCACTCCGCTTGAAGAAGTCATTCATCACAACGTTATTAAGAACAACAAAACAGGCGGCCCGGCGCTTGATGTCGGGCAAATGAAGTTGCTCTGGAGGGCCTTGGGAGAGAACACAGGCTACACGTTCTCTATCTTCGAGAGCACGCTCGCGCCGGGCATGGGTATTCCACTTCACAGACACCCCTTTCCAGAGTTTTTCTATGTCCTGGAAGGCAATCTGTCGATCGGGTATTGGAACAACCAGGGTGTCACTGAGTGGGACGTGTGTAAAGCCGGGGAGAGTCTGATGGTGCAGCCCAATGCGCCTCATACATTCTTCAATAAGAGTGAACATCCGTGCCGCATGCTGAGTGTGTCAACGTATCACCACGAGCGGATGATGAAGGATGCTGTGCATCCGGAGGGCAGGACAGATTTTCTGCCTGCTCATCTCACTCAGGCCGATCTTCATAAATTGACGAAGTCGATGGAGAAGAATCAGACATTCCTTGTCGCAGACCATGCTTAG
- a CDS encoding TetR/AcrR family transcriptional regulator, with protein sequence MTSTSPSRRIERKERLRSEILVAASKMFADRGYEAVTLRAIAKEIGYTHAVIYQHFPDKWHILAELSNETIGLLIQNFDAIAAKHPAPKERLFATSRGLIQFCTAHPQQFRNVFFGPENRNGIRAGEYINEIGTPLFERFVQLFFDAAKDEGLPSRDDIVVAHTWWYTILGLATLMVIQGVVPGLTDQTLLVEQTIATLWAGVQAVPRLPKSAIPKRSGRSSASKQ encoded by the coding sequence GTGACATCCACATCACCAAGTCGCCGGATAGAGCGCAAGGAAAGGCTGCGAAGCGAAATCCTCGTTGCTGCAAGCAAAATGTTTGCCGATCGCGGCTACGAAGCCGTGACGCTTCGTGCGATCGCTAAAGAGATCGGCTATACACACGCCGTGATTTACCAGCATTTTCCGGACAAATGGCACATTCTTGCCGAGTTGAGCAACGAGACGATCGGGCTGCTGATTCAGAACTTCGACGCGATTGCCGCTAAACATCCTGCACCGAAAGAGCGTCTTTTTGCGACGTCACGCGGCTTGATTCAATTCTGCACTGCCCATCCCCAGCAGTTCCGCAACGTCTTCTTCGGGCCTGAGAACCGCAACGGCATCCGCGCTGGAGAATACATCAACGAGATTGGCACGCCGTTGTTCGAACGTTTCGTGCAGCTCTTTTTCGATGCTGCCAAGGATGAAGGATTGCCAAGCAGGGATGACATAGTGGTAGCCCACACCTGGTGGTACACGATTCTCGGCCTCGCCACGCTCATGGTCATCCAAGGTGTTGTGCCCGGCTTGACTGACCAGACTCTCTTGGTCGAGCAAACGATCGCAACGCTTTGGGCGGGCGTACAGGCTGTTCCGCGATTGCCGAAGAGCGCAATCCCTAAACGATCCGGCCGATCCAGTGCCTCAAAGCAATAA
- the nusA gene encoding transcription termination factor NusA: MASVLYQSIETLSRDKGIEPAVVVGAVEDAIALATRKYYKTQENMRAEMDRETGEIRAYVFKTVVETPEQVEDDINQMTLEQARELAPEVEVGGELRFYKDTTPLGRIAAQMAKQVIFQKVREAERDTVFNEYNHRAGEVLNATVKRLEPMDVIFDLGKAEARMPKREQSRLEQFAVGERVRVVLLRVDRAAKGPQVIVSRAAPALVQNLFQSEVPEIYDGTVTIRAIAREAGERTKIAVMSRDKDVDPVGACVGMKGMRVQSIIRELRGEKIDIIEFSEEITTFAEKALQPAKVSRVSITDLADKQIEVIVDDTQLSLAIGKKGQNVRLAAKLLQWKIDIKSEEEKRQEVESQMQAMSGGPTTPIEQVSELGETILEKLIAAGITTVEALADMTPEQLEEVPGIGEKTVEKISVAVRHYFGQYEEGEERPAVAASTASDAEATISEEDTMAKTPEAILAEEAGIGTAREVNDLSAEDIADAEEAESASDAFSDNDAREEQIELDNDSVDSLVEEAQEHSDEGIDDGNDRG; the protein is encoded by the coding sequence ATGGCAAGTGTTCTGTATCAATCGATTGAGACGTTGAGCCGCGATAAGGGTATCGAGCCCGCAGTAGTCGTAGGAGCCGTGGAAGACGCCATCGCGCTCGCCACGCGCAAGTACTACAAGACTCAGGAGAACATGCGCGCCGAGATGGACCGCGAGACCGGCGAGATCCGCGCCTACGTCTTCAAGACCGTCGTCGAGACGCCCGAGCAGGTCGAGGATGACATCAACCAGATGACCCTCGAGCAGGCCCGCGAGCTCGCCCCCGAGGTTGAAGTCGGCGGCGAACTGCGCTTCTACAAGGACACCACCCCGCTGGGTCGCATCGCCGCCCAGATGGCCAAGCAGGTCATCTTCCAGAAGGTCCGCGAAGCCGAGCGCGACACCGTCTTCAACGAGTACAACCATCGCGCCGGCGAGGTCCTCAACGCTACCGTCAAACGCCTCGAACCGATGGACGTCATCTTCGACCTCGGCAAAGCCGAAGCCCGCATGCCTAAGCGCGAGCAGTCTCGCCTCGAGCAGTTCGCCGTCGGAGAGCGTGTCCGCGTCGTCCTGCTGCGCGTCGACCGCGCCGCCAAAGGCCCGCAGGTCATCGTCTCCCGCGCCGCCCCCGCCCTTGTTCAAAACCTCTTCCAGTCTGAGGTTCCCGAGATCTACGACGGTACCGTGACCATCCGCGCCATAGCACGCGAAGCCGGCGAGCGCACCAAGATCGCCGTCATGAGCCGCGATAAAGATGTCGACCCAGTCGGCGCCTGCGTCGGCATGAAGGGCATGCGCGTTCAGTCCATCATCCGCGAGCTGCGTGGTGAAAAGATCGACATCATCGAGTTCTCGGAAGAGATCACCACCTTCGCCGAGAAGGCCTTACAGCCCGCCAAGGTCAGCCGCGTCTCCATCACCGATCTCGCCGACAAGCAGATCGAGGTCATCGTCGACGACACCCAGCTCTCCCTCGCCATCGGCAAGAAGGGCCAGAACGTCCGCCTCGCCGCTAAGCTCCTGCAGTGGAAGATCGACATCAAGAGCGAAGAGGAGAAGCGTCAGGAGGTCGAGAGCCAGATGCAGGCCATGAGCGGTGGTCCCACGACCCCGATCGAGCAAGTCTCCGAACTCGGCGAGACCATACTCGAAAAACTTATCGCCGCCGGCATCACCACCGTCGAAGCTCTCGCCGACATGACCCCCGAGCAGCTCGAAGAGGTCCCCGGCATCGGCGAAAAGACCGTCGAAAAGATCTCCGTCGCCGTTCGCCACTACTTCGGCCAGTACGAAGAAGGCGAAGAACGTCCTGCTGTCGCCGCCTCTACCGCATCTGATGCTGAAGCAACAATATCCGAGGAGGACACCATGGCAAAGACACCCGAAGCGATTCTCGCCGAAGAGGCTGGAATCGGCACCGCCCGCGAGGTCAACGACCTCTCCGCCGAAGACATCGCCGACGCCGAAGAGGCCGAATCGGCCAGCGATGCCTTCTCGGACAACGATGCACGCGAAGAACAGATCGAGTTGGATAACGACAGCGTGGACAGCCTGGTAGAAGAAGCCCAGGAGCACTCCGATGAAGGTATCGACGATGGAAACGATCGTGGTTAG
- a CDS encoding DUF6677 family protein, which yields MATNVSAQARAQSTSFPAMALIAGWLIPGAGHFLQRKWIRGGLLMVSIVAMFIIGLALKGKIYSPNTGDLLDILNFAGDLGNGLLYVLARIFDLGQVTVQVATADYGTKFMVVAGLLNIISAVDAHSLATGRKRS from the coding sequence ATGGCTACTAACGTTTCGGCACAAGCGCGCGCGCAATCCACCTCATTTCCGGCGATGGCTCTTATCGCTGGATGGCTCATCCCCGGCGCAGGTCATTTTCTGCAGCGTAAATGGATTCGCGGCGGCCTCCTGATGGTCTCCATCGTCGCGATGTTCATCATCGGCCTCGCTCTCAAGGGCAAGATCTACTCGCCCAACACCGGCGATCTGCTGGACATCCTCAACTTCGCCGGCGACCTCGGCAATGGCCTTCTCTACGTTCTTGCACGCATCTTCGATCTCGGCCAGGTGACGGTGCAGGTAGCCACCGCCGACTACGGAACCAAGTTTATGGTCGTGGCCGGCCTTCTCAACATCATCTCCGCCGTCGACGCGCACTCGCTGGCCACCGGGAGGAAGCGCTCATGA
- a CDS encoding DUF3467 domain-containing protein, with the protein MSQQNPNQPQDKQPQLKLTSTQDYRDGYANSVQVRMSVWDFFLVFGTMSQDNPDELNVKNFQGIYLSPQQAKALWNVLGHNLGQYEQTFGFITLEQLPQPEGPVN; encoded by the coding sequence ATGAGCCAGCAAAACCCCAATCAGCCCCAGGACAAACAGCCTCAGCTCAAGCTCACCAGTACCCAAGACTATCGCGACGGCTATGCCAACAGCGTACAGGTCCGCATGAGCGTATGGGACTTCTTCCTCGTCTTCGGCACCATGAGCCAGGACAACCCCGACGAGCTGAACGTGAAAAACTTTCAGGGCATCTATCTCAGCCCGCAGCAGGCAAAGGCTCTCTGGAACGTGCTCGGACACAATCTTGGTCAATACGAGCAGACCTTCGGCTTCATCACGCTTGAGCAACTCCCCCAGCCCGAAGGTCCCGTCAACTAA
- a CDS encoding M24 family metallopeptidase has translation MPNIVSETQSQTRFDLSAIQQALLEDKIDGWLFYDHHHRDPLAYSILGLDPNAHVTRRWFYFIPAAGEPKKLVHRIEAGRLDSLPGTKSVYSSWQELEAQIQALLVGQTKLAMQYSPRNAIMYVSMVDAGTIELLRSLDKEIVSSADLVSHFEAVLTDAQLATHYVAQRHIDEILAAAWNEIGTRARSGGGRSDGTDEHTMVQYLQQAMARASLDWEHGPNVSAGPNSADSHYEPTAASSRPIGKGDFVLIDIWAKLKDDPTAVWYDITWTGVVGREPTEREHLVFNTVRDARDASIKVVQDAFAANQPIAGWQADDASRNVIRAAGFGEWFTHRTGHNIGTVLHGNGAHLDNLETHDERLILPNTCFSVEPGLYFPGPASDPNAFGIRSEVDMIARKGKAEVTGRIQTELVRV, from the coding sequence ATGCCGAATATCGTCAGCGAGACCCAGAGCCAGACCAGATTCGACCTCTCCGCCATCCAGCAAGCCCTCCTGGAAGATAAAATCGACGGCTGGCTCTTCTACGATCATCATCACCGGGACCCCCTCGCCTACAGCATCCTCGGCCTCGATCCGAACGCCCACGTCACTCGCCGCTGGTTCTATTTCATTCCAGCGGCGGGCGAACCGAAAAAACTCGTCCACCGCATCGAAGCCGGACGGCTCGACTCCCTGCCCGGCACCAAGTCCGTCTACTCCTCCTGGCAGGAGCTCGAAGCGCAGATCCAAGCCCTCCTCGTGGGCCAGACGAAGCTCGCCATGCAGTACTCGCCGCGCAACGCCATCATGTACGTCTCCATGGTCGATGCCGGCACCATTGAACTCCTTCGTAGTCTGGACAAGGAAATCGTCAGCTCTGCCGATCTCGTCAGCCACTTCGAAGCTGTCCTTACCGACGCACAACTCGCCACCCACTACGTTGCGCAGAGGCACATCGACGAGATCCTCGCCGCAGCGTGGAATGAGATCGGCACCCGTGCACGCTCCGGCGGCGGCCGCTCCGATGGAACCGACGAGCATACGATGGTCCAGTACCTGCAGCAGGCGATGGCGCGCGCCTCGCTCGACTGGGAGCACGGCCCCAACGTCAGCGCCGGACCCAACTCCGCCGACTCCCACTACGAGCCCACCGCCGCCAGCTCCCGTCCCATTGGCAAAGGCGACTTCGTGCTCATCGACATCTGGGCCAAGCTCAAAGACGACCCCACCGCCGTGTGGTACGACATCACCTGGACCGGTGTCGTCGGCCGTGAGCCCACCGAACGCGAGCACCTCGTCTTCAACACCGTCCGCGACGCCCGCGACGCCTCCATCAAAGTCGTGCAGGACGCCTTCGCCGCCAACCAGCCCATCGCTGGCTGGCAGGCCGACGACGCCTCCCGCAACGTCATCCGCGCAGCTGGCTTCGGCGAGTGGTTCACGCACCGCACCGGCCATAACATCGGCACCGTCCTCCACGGCAACGGCGCTCACCTCGACAACCTTGAAACCCACGACGAGCGCCTCATCCTCCCCAACACCTGCTTCTCCGTCGAACCCGGCCTCTACTTCCCTGGCCCCGCCAGCGATCCGAACGCATTCGGCATTCGCAGTGAGGTGGACATGATCGCGCGCAAAGGCAAGGCTGAGGTCACCGGCCGCATCCAGACCGAGCTTGTCCGGGTCTGA
- the rimP gene encoding ribosome maturation factor RimP produces MAVQFDQIRATAERVAASHNLELVDLEFQGGVKFRTLRVFVEKNAAERAKLAELAANEAVADLPKGVPVERLSGVTHEDCAVFAQDFGTVLDVEDLIPGAEYTLEVSSPGLERKLFRPEDFTRFQGSLVKLQTFTPVNKNRQWQGRLSRFSDGVLTIDLSAVKQKGKAKKAVTESTVDITLANVEKANLVAEI; encoded by the coding sequence ATGGCAGTCCAGTTTGATCAAATTCGAGCAACCGCGGAGCGTGTCGCCGCCTCCCACAACCTGGAGCTCGTCGATCTTGAGTTTCAGGGTGGAGTCAAATTCCGCACCTTGCGCGTCTTTGTAGAAAAGAATGCAGCAGAACGAGCCAAACTTGCCGAACTCGCCGCGAATGAGGCCGTTGCAGATCTTCCGAAAGGTGTGCCGGTCGAAAGGCTCTCTGGCGTCACCCATGAGGATTGCGCTGTATTTGCACAGGATTTCGGTACCGTCCTCGATGTGGAAGACCTCATCCCGGGCGCAGAGTACACCCTAGAGGTCTCCTCGCCGGGCCTCGAACGCAAGCTGTTTCGGCCCGAAGACTTCACTCGGTTTCAAGGCAGTCTGGTCAAACTCCAGACCTTCACGCCGGTGAACAAGAATAGGCAGTGGCAAGGCCGTCTTTCCAGATTCTCAGACGGCGTACTAACGATCGACCTTTCTGCCGTCAAACAGAAGGGCAAGGCAAAGAAGGCTGTGACAGAATCGACGGTCGACATCACACTGGCGAACGTCGAAAAGGCAAATCTAGTCGCAGAGATTTAG
- a CDS encoding FkbM family methyltransferase: MAQQLRRLADDVIQTWHTMPKSQALRWYGAVLQNASTVLRERKFYSADHAMHGVLRFHLLGRDLDIDVNAINTTGGNGYAFLREFFVRRIYFREFKQLNFDTCLDLGCNTGVVASLLKQLAGPGGKVVGIDPLTYPDNTFRTKLDTVPGLTIHQGVLCGESLRHDSAALLAMCDPYDFDASLAITVEELMKTYGIQHVDFLKMDIEGAEFAIFRDSVQWLDEVDNLAMEVHNTVGDPTEIIQRLQQKGFRVKWLDDAGYPADQRNAGYIYASKIGSLKD; encoded by the coding sequence ATGGCCCAACAACTCCGACGCCTCGCCGACGACGTAATTCAAACCTGGCACACCATGCCAAAGTCCCAGGCGCTGCGCTGGTATGGCGCTGTCCTTCAGAATGCTTCCACCGTCCTGCGTGAGCGCAAATTCTACTCCGCAGACCACGCCATGCACGGCGTCCTGCGTTTTCACCTGCTCGGCCGAGACCTCGACATTGATGTAAACGCAATCAACACTACGGGAGGCAATGGCTACGCCTTCCTGCGAGAGTTTTTCGTCCGCCGAATTTATTTTCGGGAGTTCAAACAGCTCAACTTCGACACATGCCTCGATCTTGGTTGCAACACCGGCGTCGTCGCCAGCCTCTTGAAGCAGTTGGCAGGTCCCGGCGGTAAGGTCGTCGGCATCGATCCCCTCACCTACCCGGACAACACCTTTCGCACCAAGCTGGACACAGTACCGGGGCTGACGATTCATCAAGGCGTCCTCTGCGGAGAGTCCCTCCGTCACGACTCCGCCGCACTCCTCGCCATGTGCGACCCCTATGACTTTGATGCCAGCCTCGCAATCACAGTAGAAGAACTGATGAAAACCTACGGCATTCAACACGTCGACTTCCTTAAGATGGACATCGAAGGCGCCGAGTTCGCCATCTTTCGCGACTCCGTGCAATGGCTCGACGAGGTCGACAACCTCGCGATGGAGGTGCACAACACCGTCGGAGACCCAACCGAAATTATCCAGCGCCTCCAGCAAAAGGGCTTCCGCGTAAAGTGGCTCGACGATGCCGGCTACCCCGCAGATCAGCGCAACGCAGGCTATATCTACGCCTCTAAAATCGGTTCGCTCAAAGACTAG